DNA sequence from the Novosphingobium sp. KACC 22771 genome:
GGCGGACATTTTCGCCCGGGCCTCAGGACTGGCCGCTGGCGGTGTGCGACGGGCGCTCTGTGGCCGACAGCGAGGGCGTGGCCAATACCTTGTTTGTCGTTAACGAATTTCCTGTCGGAGAGGCCTTGACCGCGCCGGTCGAGGGCGAGGATCAGATGATCGCGGCCACCATTTTCCGCCACAGTCCGGCGCATCGCTGGTGGTATTTCTCGAACATGGAGCGCGACGATGTGCTCTTGTTCAAATTCCACGACAGCGATCATGCGCGGACCTGGCGCTGTCCGCATACCGCGTTTCACGACACCAGCCTGCCTCATGCCCAGACGCGCGCCAGCATCGAATTGCGCGCCGTCGCCTATTGGGATTGAGGGGCGCAGGCCGGATCAGCAGTGCGGTTTGCATTTAAACCGTCGCTAACCAATTGCGAATCTAGGTACATATCTTCAGCGAGCCACCAACGCAGCAAAGCGGCGGGCAAGTGCGATTTCCGACGAAATGATATCGATTGTTCAAACTTGGTGAACGGTTCCTGCATAAATTCGCCCTTGTAGAGGGAAAACAGATTAAACAACTTGATTTCCCCATGAAACTGGAATTGCCAAGGGAGATGTCGGAAACGGGCCAGAGTTTAGAACAGCGTCGCAATCGCAATTATGAGGAAACACATCGTCAGCTCGTGGAGCGGGCGGTGGGTTTGATTGGGCGCGAGGGTGTTGATGCCTTGACCGTCGCTTCACTTGCCCGCGACGCCAGAATGAACCGGTCGACCGTCTATTACCATTTCGACAGCCGCGAGGCGCTGCTCTCGGCCGCCAAGGGGTGGTTTGGCGCGCGGCTCAGCGAGATGATGGTGGCCCCCGGCGATTCGCAGATGTGGCTGGAAAAAGCCGTGCAGTTTTCTCTTCGCAACCCTGAACTGATGCATGAATGGGTGATGGATCTGGTCAATCACGCCCCGATCCATAACAATTTCCCGCGCTGGGATGAGCTGGTCGAACTGGCTTCGCGATCGCCCCATGTGGCCCGGCCCGAAGAGGGCAAGGGCGGCCCAGGGGCGGGCGGAGCGCATGACGCCGAAGTCTGGGCCACGGTGCTGCTGGCCAGCGTGGTGATGGCCCCGCGCCTGTTTCGTGTCGCCGTCCGGCCCGATCAGGAGATCGAGGCGGTTTCGCGCCATTATGCGCAATTGTTGCGCCGCTTGATGCAGGCAAGCCAGCGCGGCGCGAAATAAAGGACGGATGCCCCATGAATTGCGACGCGCGGCCTTGCGCTTTCACTTGGCGTTCAGCCCGACGCTGGTTATAGGCCAAACCATGTCTAAGCCCAGCATCAGCCTGTCGCCGCGTGTTGTCCTCCTTGCCTGTGCCGTTGGCGCGATGGCGATAACCGGCGGTTGCGCCGGGCGGGGCAAGAAGCCCAAGGATACCGCCTATGTCGCGCGCGACGTTGATTCGCTCTATCTGGAGGCGAAGAAGCGTCTGGATCAGGGCGAGGACAAGACGGCCGCCGCGCTGTTTGACGAGGTTGAGCGCCAGCACCCCTACAGCCCCTGGGCCCGCCGCGCCCAGTTGATGAGCGCCTTTTCCTATTATTCGGCGCGCGATTACGCCAAGTCGGTGCAATCGGCCCAGCGCTTCCTGTCGATCCA
Encoded proteins:
- a CDS encoding TetR/AcrR family transcriptional regulator, whose protein sequence is MSETGQSLEQRRNRNYEETHRQLVERAVGLIGREGVDALTVASLARDARMNRSTVYYHFDSREALLSAAKGWFGARLSEMMVAPGDSQMWLEKAVQFSLRNPELMHEWVMDLVNHAPIHNNFPRWDELVELASRSPHVARPEEGKGGPGAGGAHDAEVWATVLLASVVMAPRLFRVAVRPDQEIEAVSRHYAQLLRRLMQASQRGAK